A single genomic interval of Stieleria maiorica harbors:
- a CDS encoding OPT family oligopeptide transporter → MSDSDSPQNAQAIPSADGSIPVRHGPYPEFTWTAVLVGWVIGALIAVSIGYAALILGFAIEGSELAAILGWGVLRGVMRRTSIVENNINQTIASAVNGASSGIMFSVPALFILSRSEGFESVANFNTPLMILACITGCVLGLAFVIPLRKQMIDFDRLAYPGGIAVATILKSPGAGVRKAVLLLGGALISGIAHVLVLSLMGEDHDWHAGSQFGLPAMLNLSLYLSVMTIGVGYLSGKGGFWFGCGGFICYFLLSPLLSQFGGEGVAAMVSSPNEMRGVLYKPLGIGMLVGAAVGGIVAAFPLIASAFKSMHAAGQQKDSGVNAYNDEMPIRFLYAAIGIGLLVMVMIAFKSVPEMTLGRAVTMAVLGTLWVWVAGVVVAECIGRTNWSPLSGMTLIAVTILILVAKGGLDSAATITSSMVVGAAICLAISQASDMMLDLKSGYLVGAIPRRQQWAQFIGAWLGPVIVISLMFLLNNQYQIGSDKLPAPQAQALASVTEGILNDNVPAYRYTAGAGLGLLLAMSGLGGIGVLIALGFYMPFQIALTYTIGNVLRIVSDKSLGTKFGHEVGIPIAAGLIVGEALVGVGNALYQVFFAAPETAETAMLGCQQLSRWM, encoded by the coding sequence ATGTCGGATTCTGATTCACCACAAAACGCCCAGGCGATTCCCAGCGCAGACGGCTCGATCCCTGTTCGCCATGGGCCGTACCCCGAGTTCACTTGGACCGCCGTGTTGGTCGGTTGGGTCATCGGCGCGTTGATCGCCGTCTCGATCGGCTACGCCGCGTTGATTCTCGGCTTTGCGATCGAAGGCTCCGAGCTGGCTGCCATCTTGGGCTGGGGCGTCTTGCGGGGCGTGATGCGGCGCACCAGCATCGTCGAAAACAACATCAACCAAACGATCGCGTCGGCGGTCAACGGTGCGTCCTCGGGTATCATGTTTTCTGTGCCCGCGCTGTTCATTCTCAGCCGCAGCGAAGGCTTCGAATCGGTGGCAAATTTCAACACGCCGCTGATGATCCTGGCCTGCATCACCGGATGCGTCTTGGGATTGGCCTTCGTGATTCCGCTGCGTAAACAGATGATCGATTTCGATCGCCTGGCCTATCCGGGCGGCATCGCCGTCGCCACGATCTTGAAATCGCCCGGCGCGGGGGTTCGCAAAGCCGTCTTGCTACTCGGCGGGGCGTTGATTTCGGGGATCGCCCACGTCTTGGTCTTGTCCTTGATGGGGGAAGACCACGACTGGCATGCGGGCAGCCAATTCGGATTGCCGGCGATGCTGAATCTCAGTCTGTACTTGTCCGTGATGACGATCGGCGTCGGATACCTGTCCGGGAAAGGCGGCTTTTGGTTCGGATGCGGCGGGTTCATTTGCTACTTCCTGCTGTCACCACTGTTGAGTCAGTTCGGTGGCGAAGGCGTCGCGGCGATGGTATCTTCGCCCAACGAGATGCGCGGCGTGCTTTACAAGCCACTCGGGATCGGCATGCTGGTCGGTGCAGCGGTCGGAGGCATCGTTGCCGCGTTTCCGCTGATCGCCAGTGCGTTCAAGTCGATGCACGCCGCGGGGCAGCAAAAGGACTCCGGGGTCAACGCCTACAATGACGAGATGCCGATCCGGTTTTTGTATGCCGCCATCGGGATCGGGCTGCTGGTGATGGTCATGATCGCGTTCAAGTCGGTGCCCGAGATGACGCTGGGCCGCGCCGTCACGATGGCCGTGTTGGGAACACTTTGGGTCTGGGTCGCCGGCGTCGTGGTCGCCGAATGCATCGGACGGACCAATTGGTCGCCGTTGTCAGGCATGACGTTGATCGCGGTGACCATCCTGATCTTGGTCGCCAAGGGAGGCCTTGATTCGGCCGCGACGATCACCAGTTCGATGGTCGTCGGTGCGGCCATTTGCCTGGCGATCTCCCAGGCCAGCGACATGATGTTGGACCTGAAAAGCGGCTACCTGGTCGGGGCGATTCCACGGCGTCAGCAATGGGCACAATTCATCGGTGCCTGGCTGGGTCCGGTGATCGTGATCTCGTTGATGTTCCTGCTGAACAACCAGTACCAAATCGGATCGGACAAGCTGCCCGCGCCCCAGGCCCAAGCGTTGGCTTCGGTGACAGAAGGGATCTTGAACGACAACGTCCCCGCATACCGCTACACCGCCGGCGCGGGACTGGGACTCTTGCTGGCGATGAGCGGTTTGGGAGGCATCGGCGTGTTGATCGCACTGGGATTCTACATGCCGTTTCAGATCGCCTTGACGTACACCATCGGCAACGTGCTGCGAATCGTCTCCGACAAATCACTCGGCACCAAATTCGGCCACGAGGTCGGGATCCCGATCGCGGCGGGGCTGATCGTCGGTGAAGCTTTGGTGGGAGTCGGCAACGCGCTCTACCAAGTCTTTTTCGCAGCCCCCGAAACCGCGGAAACAGCGATGCTCGGTTGCCAACAACTTTCCAGGTGGATGTGA
- the csrA gene encoding carbon storage regulator CsrA: MLVLSRHKDETIRIGDDVAITIVDIRGDKVRLGIEAPQCIPVHRQEVYDAIQRDRDRGKGNNGPTAK; this comes from the coding sequence ATGTTGGTTTTGAGCAGACACAAGGACGAAACGATCCGAATTGGTGACGACGTCGCGATCACGATCGTTGACATTCGCGGTGACAAGGTGCGACTCGGGATCGAGGCTCCGCAATGCATCCCAGTCCATCGACAGGAAGTCTACGACGCGATCCAACGTGATCGCGACCGTGGTAAAGGCAACAACGGACCCACCGCAAAGTAG
- a CDS encoding ssDNA-binding protein — protein MQCVVKGRFIGGAIYKPKDTQSGMKYSACVVLEPGEEDKIREVRAEAMADEFGSKTPKGMKDWTLRKGDDEEFEHSYEKLFINPKAGEEKKPALLRRVQGKLEPTEDIYPGCYVHVSVNAFAYSGDSKKGIDPGVTLGLRGLMFWKDGEPLGGGFRESEFEGFESEVDADAFGEEAESLL, from the coding sequence ATGCAGTGTGTTGTTAAAGGCCGATTCATTGGCGGCGCGATTTACAAACCCAAAGATACCCAAAGCGGAATGAAATACTCCGCCTGCGTGGTGTTGGAACCGGGTGAGGAGGACAAGATCCGTGAGGTCCGTGCCGAAGCGATGGCTGATGAGTTTGGTTCGAAAACCCCAAAAGGGATGAAGGACTGGACGCTTCGCAAAGGCGATGACGAAGAGTTCGAGCACAGCTACGAAAAGCTGTTTATCAACCCCAAAGCAGGTGAGGAGAAGAAGCCCGCCCTCTTGCGCCGCGTTCAGGGCAAGTTGGAGCCGACCGAGGACATCTACCCCGGTTGCTATGTCCACGTCAGCGTGAACGCATTTGCGTACAGCGGTGATTCAAAGAAGGGCATCGACCCAGGCGTCACGCTGGGGCTTCGCGGCTTGATGTTCTGGAAAGATGGCGAACCGCTGGGCGGTGGATTCCGCGAAAGCGAATTCGAGGGTTTTGAATCCGAAGTGGACGCCGACGCCTTTGGGGAAGAGGCGGAATCTCTTTTGTAA
- a CDS encoding DUF2800 domain-containing protein, which translates to MPEIHSKFSASGTDRWLACPASVEEPSVESKSSEYAAEGTVAHALAEHCWMLGVPPSEFIGQPRSCDGYTITIDTEMAEAVQIYLDVLEDATESATGVVETRIEHSKLAGFGGTLDFGVPAQQHIIDFKYGAGVTVEAEGNAQLSSYALLFCDYFQNGRILDTEITIVQPRTNHPDGPIRSWKADREYLADFYERVSKVINGVRAEELHAGDHCRWCPRAVNCPELSELTLRMAKSDFDADQMTPDKAAEVLAMRKAVKTYIEGVEAWVKGRLELGDSIPGYKLVDTYHNRKYAIDENEIVRRCRNKKFGKKQIYETRLMSPAQLEKVVGKELVTGMVERPHKGTTVVPESDRRKAVERKPASEEFESCESE; encoded by the coding sequence ATGCCTGAGATACACAGCAAATTTTCCGCGTCAGGAACGGACCGATGGCTAGCTTGTCCAGCGAGTGTGGAAGAGCCATCGGTGGAATCGAAATCAAGCGAGTATGCCGCAGAAGGGACTGTCGCGCATGCCTTGGCCGAACACTGTTGGATGCTGGGAGTACCACCAAGTGAATTCATCGGCCAGCCTCGCTCCTGTGATGGCTACACCATCACCATTGATACCGAGATGGCCGAGGCGGTGCAGATCTATCTGGACGTGCTAGAGGACGCCACCGAAAGTGCGACAGGTGTGGTGGAGACTCGGATCGAGCATTCGAAGCTAGCAGGCTTTGGGGGAACGCTTGACTTTGGGGTCCCTGCGCAACAACACATCATCGACTTCAAATATGGGGCAGGCGTTACGGTCGAAGCAGAGGGCAACGCACAGCTCTCATCCTATGCGTTGCTGTTCTGCGATTACTTCCAAAACGGCCGCATCTTGGATACTGAGATCACGATCGTTCAACCGCGAACAAATCACCCAGATGGTCCAATCCGTTCGTGGAAAGCCGATCGGGAGTACTTGGCCGATTTTTACGAACGGGTTTCCAAGGTCATTAACGGCGTTCGCGCAGAGGAACTACACGCCGGGGATCACTGCCGATGGTGCCCTCGCGCCGTCAACTGCCCCGAACTCTCCGAACTGACATTACGCATGGCCAAATCTGATTTCGATGCAGATCAGATGACACCTGATAAAGCGGCGGAAGTATTGGCCATGCGTAAAGCGGTCAAGACGTACATCGAAGGGGTAGAGGCATGGGTTAAGGGTCGCCTGGAACTCGGCGATTCAATCCCCGGCTACAAGCTCGTCGACACGTACCACAACCGCAAATACGCGATCGACGAAAACGAGATCGTCCGACGCTGCCGGAACAAGAAGTTCGGCAAGAAACAAATCTACGAAACCCGCCTGATGAGCCCCGCACAACTCGAAAAAGTTGTCGGTAAAGAACTCGTCACTGGCATGGTTGAACGTCCTCACAAGGGAACCACGGTGGTTCCTGAGTCCGATCGTCGCAAAGCGGTGGAACGCAAACCGGCATCGGAAGAGTTTGAAAGCTGCGAGTCCGAGTGA
- a CDS encoding cellulase family glycosylhydrolase: MSPLSKTLPLITLLTCLLAAPGPAADLEWVKISADGKGFSLAESGKPFIPWGFNYDHEGDGKLLEDYWDEQWPTVESAFEEMKELGANFVRIHLQFGRFMESPTDPRQDSLDQLARLVKLAERTGLYLDLTGLGCYHKQDVPPWYDELSEEDRWSAQAVFWEAVAKTCANSPAIFCYDLMNEPVVPGGDKKRDDWLGPGFGDKHFVQFIGLERRGRDRSDVARDWIRNLVQAIRKHDQRHLITVGLVPWSLDRPGMTSGFVPERIADDLDFIAMHIYPEKAKVDEAIETVKGFAAVGKPVVIEETFVLKCGADELEEFIDRSRPWASGWIGFYWGKTPEEIRPAKTIPEAMTLSWLELFQRKTERILRTSDE, from the coding sequence ATGTCGCCATTATCGAAGACGCTTCCCCTGATCACGCTGTTGACGTGCCTGCTCGCGGCACCTGGTCCCGCGGCCGACTTGGAATGGGTCAAAATCTCCGCAGACGGCAAAGGATTCTCGCTCGCGGAATCCGGCAAGCCGTTCATCCCGTGGGGATTCAATTACGATCACGAAGGCGACGGCAAGCTGCTGGAAGACTACTGGGACGAGCAGTGGCCGACCGTCGAATCGGCCTTTGAAGAGATGAAGGAACTGGGGGCCAATTTCGTCCGAATCCATTTACAGTTCGGGCGGTTCATGGAAAGTCCGACCGATCCGCGGCAAGATTCGTTGGATCAATTGGCTCGATTGGTCAAGCTTGCCGAGCGGACGGGTCTCTACTTGGATCTCACCGGATTGGGCTGTTATCACAAGCAAGACGTCCCGCCGTGGTACGACGAGCTTAGCGAAGAAGACCGCTGGAGTGCGCAAGCCGTCTTTTGGGAAGCCGTTGCGAAGACCTGCGCCAATAGCCCCGCCATCTTCTGCTATGACCTGATGAACGAACCGGTCGTTCCCGGTGGAGACAAAAAGCGTGATGATTGGCTGGGTCCGGGGTTCGGCGACAAGCACTTCGTCCAGTTCATCGGGTTGGAGCGTCGCGGCCGCGACCGCAGTGACGTTGCTCGCGATTGGATTCGCAACCTGGTCCAAGCGATCCGCAAGCACGACCAGCGACACCTGATCACCGTCGGACTGGTGCCGTGGAGTCTGGATCGCCCCGGGATGACGTCTGGGTTTGTCCCTGAAAGAATCGCCGACGATCTGGACTTCATCGCCATGCACATCTATCCCGAGAAAGCCAAGGTGGACGAAGCGATCGAGACCGTGAAGGGGTTCGCGGCGGTCGGAAAACCGGTCGTCATCGAAGAGACCTTTGTGCTCAAGTGCGGCGCGGACGAGTTGGAAGAGTTCATCGACCGGTCACGGCCTTGGGCCAGCGGCTGGATCGGATTCTATTGGGGCAAGACGCCCGAAGAGATTCGTCCCGCGAAAACAATCCCCGAGGCAATGACGTTGAGCTGGCTGGAATTGTTTCAAAGGAAGACCGAACGGATTCTTCGAACCAGCGACGAATAG
- a CDS encoding site-specific DNA-methyltransferase — MKWEVLQGDCNQLAESLDDESIDCVVTSPPYFNQRVYSEFFDGNEIGNEKTLGQYVDALVALFGRLRPKLKPTATVYLNLGDKYKNKQLLGVPWKVAFALSSYGWVLRNDIIWHKPNPMPSSAKDRFTPSHEYVFFFGKSKNYYFEQVLEPITYDFRNKRDVWSIKPATANGVHTAVFPEELVEPCIESGCPIGGTVLDPFSGLGTTGKVAKRLGRSYIGFELNPEFAETSRHWIAGADLPKLDPTKSHATMQRAKVALGDDASEEDLHDLIHLVCDVMREYQDDAETFNQLITNLLGFGVSLNEIRRAEDPDGVCGFDEIVDVVLRDPGTYGRIGSCEQSIFETLREGKRPVPTLKDEWVWDLAMDRMVQLL, encoded by the coding sequence ATGAAATGGGAAGTTTTGCAAGGCGATTGCAACCAGTTGGCTGAATCGCTAGACGACGAATCTATTGATTGTGTGGTTACCAGTCCGCCGTATTTCAACCAGAGAGTTTACAGCGAGTTTTTCGATGGCAATGAAATCGGAAACGAAAAGACTCTTGGTCAATACGTTGACGCACTGGTGGCACTGTTTGGCCGTCTGCGACCAAAGTTGAAACCGACCGCAACGGTCTACCTGAACCTCGGGGACAAATACAAAAACAAGCAGTTGCTTGGCGTCCCCTGGAAAGTCGCGTTCGCACTCAGTTCTTACGGATGGGTTTTGCGAAATGACATCATTTGGCATAAACCAAACCCGATGCCCTCGAGCGCGAAAGATCGATTCACGCCCTCGCACGAATATGTGTTCTTTTTTGGCAAAAGTAAGAACTACTATTTTGAACAAGTGTTGGAACCTATAACGTATGACTTCCGCAACAAACGCGACGTGTGGAGTATCAAACCAGCCACAGCAAACGGCGTCCACACTGCGGTCTTTCCCGAGGAGCTGGTAGAGCCTTGCATCGAGTCCGGTTGCCCGATCGGCGGGACGGTGCTGGACCCGTTTTCAGGCCTTGGCACAACCGGAAAAGTGGCCAAGCGTTTGGGGCGTTCTTACATCGGATTCGAGCTAAATCCAGAATTCGCCGAGACCTCACGTCATTGGATCGCCGGTGCGGATCTGCCGAAGTTGGACCCGACTAAATCACACGCAACGATGCAACGGGCCAAGGTCGCTCTCGGTGACGACGCGTCCGAGGAAGATTTGCATGATCTGATTCACCTCGTCTGCGATGTGATGCGTGAATACCAGGACGACGCGGAGACGTTCAATCAGTTGATCACGAATCTGTTGGGGTTCGGAGTTTCGTTGAATGAAATCCGCAGGGCCGAAGACCCAGATGGCGTTTGCGGGTTTGATGAAATCGTCGACGTGGTTCTACGTGATCCTGGCACGTATGGGCGGATCGGATCATGCGAGCAATCGATTTTTGAAACTCTACGCGAAGGCAAACGCCCCGTTCCCACGCTCAAGGATGAATGGGTTTGGGATCTTGCCATGGATCGCATGGTTCAGTTGCTATGA
- a CDS encoding DNA polymerase: MITIDFETRSRADIRKSGASVYARDESTLVLCLAYSLGGEPFLWKPGNVLPQGLFKLIRDGQLIEAHNVGFERLIWRHVCHERMGWPDVPFAQWRCSLAACCRLTLPRALDAAGSALGLPVQKDEGGKRIMMRLCKPKKPSKKDPSEWDNDPEKLQRLYLYCKQDVRSEMAISAAIPPLTPSELKVWQLDQRINLRGLAIDRPAIENALAIVDQTYKRCCDALSEITKGKVSTPKQVQAMRDFIESAADEPIPNLAKETVSEWLDREELPKVVREVLLIRQEASKASTAKLKAMLERCDTDGRVRGNLVYHGASTGRWAGSGIQIQNYPRGVLSSSEIEIIHRFLPAQDESLLDLLLAPPIDCISSSLRSMVVSEPGHRLMVCDFASIEARVLAWVAGQTDLLTQFAEGADVYVSMASKIYEVEESEVIKTQRHVGKTAILGLGYGMGHRSFRSACKLMAGVLIDNKFARQVVKTYRESNSAIKDFWASIGTACVRAVETHQPHRVGRLEITANAKWMQIRLPSGRQLHYCKPHLVDVVAPWSEGYFGAIIAPEEATEQLEDMGIDLGERQTDRWIECSVPKGGRTLLQKANIRSELQPKEPQYIKQIQFWAVNSKTRKWSKERTYGGKLTENVVQAIARDFLCEAMLRVERERYPIVATVHDEIICEVPDQFGDLRTFERIMKQIPVWGRGCPIEVEGFEAKRYRK, encoded by the coding sequence ATGATCACAATCGATTTTGAAACCCGCTCAAGGGCAGACATTCGTAAGAGTGGGGCGAGCGTTTACGCACGAGACGAGTCCACCTTGGTGCTCTGTTTGGCCTACTCGCTTGGCGGTGAACCGTTTCTATGGAAGCCAGGAAATGTTTTGCCCCAAGGATTGTTCAAGTTGATCCGAGACGGGCAATTGATCGAGGCCCACAACGTCGGCTTTGAACGCCTGATTTGGCGTCATGTTTGTCACGAGCGAATGGGCTGGCCTGATGTTCCATTTGCTCAATGGCGTTGCTCTCTCGCTGCTTGCTGCCGGTTAACGCTGCCGCGTGCTTTGGACGCTGCCGGTAGTGCCCTGGGTTTACCCGTGCAAAAAGATGAGGGTGGCAAACGCATCATGATGCGTTTGTGCAAACCCAAAAAGCCTAGCAAGAAAGACCCAAGTGAATGGGATAACGATCCAGAGAAGTTGCAGCGTCTTTACCTTTACTGCAAACAAGACGTGCGTAGTGAAATGGCCATCAGTGCGGCGATCCCGCCATTGACGCCCTCCGAGCTCAAGGTTTGGCAACTCGACCAGCGAATCAACCTCCGGGGCTTAGCCATTGACAGACCCGCGATCGAGAACGCCTTGGCCATTGTCGATCAAACATACAAGCGTTGCTGTGATGCACTGAGCGAAATCACCAAAGGCAAAGTCAGCACGCCGAAACAAGTCCAGGCGATGCGCGATTTCATCGAATCCGCAGCTGACGAGCCCATCCCGAACTTGGCGAAAGAAACGGTATCCGAATGGCTCGATCGGGAAGAACTACCCAAAGTCGTGCGTGAAGTGTTGCTGATTCGTCAAGAGGCGTCAAAGGCATCCACGGCGAAGCTTAAAGCGATGCTGGAGCGATGTGATACCGACGGGCGAGTACGCGGCAACCTGGTTTACCATGGAGCCTCTACAGGCAGATGGGCAGGCAGCGGGATTCAAATCCAGAACTACCCGCGCGGTGTGTTGTCCTCGTCAGAAATCGAAATCATCCACCGGTTCTTACCAGCCCAGGATGAAAGCCTGCTAGATTTGCTGCTAGCCCCTCCGATCGATTGCATCAGCAGCTCGCTGCGGTCAATGGTAGTCTCAGAACCAGGTCACCGTCTAATGGTCTGTGACTTCGCATCGATCGAAGCACGGGTGCTGGCCTGGGTCGCAGGTCAAACGGATCTACTCACGCAATTCGCTGAGGGCGCAGACGTTTACGTTTCGATGGCTTCGAAGATCTATGAGGTCGAAGAATCCGAAGTCATCAAGACACAAAGGCACGTGGGCAAAACCGCTATCCTCGGTCTGGGATATGGCATGGGGCACCGGTCGTTCCGGTCGGCCTGTAAACTGATGGCGGGCGTTCTGATCGATAACAAGTTCGCGCGCCAAGTTGTGAAAACTTACCGCGAATCTAACTCGGCAATCAAAGACTTTTGGGCATCGATCGGTACCGCGTGCGTCCGCGCCGTGGAAACACACCAGCCGCACCGGGTGGGACGCCTGGAGATCACGGCCAATGCGAAATGGATGCAAATCAGATTGCCCAGTGGTCGCCAGTTGCATTACTGCAAGCCTCATCTGGTGGATGTGGTGGCTCCATGGAGCGAAGGGTACTTCGGTGCCATCATCGCCCCCGAAGAGGCGACTGAGCAACTCGAAGACATGGGCATTGATTTGGGCGAACGGCAGACGGATCGATGGATTGAATGCAGTGTTCCTAAGGGCGGCAGGACGCTACTACAAAAGGCGAACATTCGATCTGAACTGCAACCGAAAGAACCCCAGTACATCAAGCAGATTCAGTTCTGGGCAGTCAATTCAAAGACCCGCAAATGGTCCAAAGAACGGACCTATGGGGGCAAGTTGACGGAGAACGTGGTCCAGGCAATCGCCCGTGACTTTCTTTGCGAGGCGATGCTGCGGGTCGAGCGTGAACGCTACCCGATCGTCGCCACGGTACATGACGAAATCATCTGCGAAGTGCCCGATCAATTCGGCGATTTGAGAACGTTCGAACGCATTATGAAACAAATCCCGGTATGGGGCCGGGGGTGTCCCATCGAAGTCGAAGGTTTTGAAGCAAAGAGGTACCGAAAATGA
- a CDS encoding Uma2 family endonuclease, whose protein sequence is MSTARRYLPHYTVADYQNWEGDWELWQGIAVSMTPSPFGAHQRIARNLVVDLDVKIREAGCQANVLFEIDWIVSRDTVVRPDVIVVCGDTPEKHVETPPGLVAEIQSAATAVRDREAKRDLYKEQGVGIYLLVDPEQETFEVYRRSETQDWVHESIAGSIEFSICGDCRLQLSKDSLFR, encoded by the coding sequence ATGTCAACCGCTCGCCGCTACCTACCGCACTACACGGTCGCGGACTACCAGAACTGGGAAGGAGATTGGGAACTGTGGCAGGGGATCGCGGTTTCAATGACGCCTAGTCCGTTTGGTGCTCATCAACGAATCGCACGCAACCTCGTCGTCGACCTTGATGTCAAGATCCGGGAAGCAGGTTGCCAAGCAAACGTGCTGTTCGAGATCGATTGGATCGTTTCTCGCGACACGGTGGTTCGCCCCGATGTGATCGTGGTTTGTGGCGACACGCCAGAGAAACACGTCGAGACCCCGCCTGGTCTGGTTGCTGAGATTCAGTCTGCGGCGACTGCCGTGCGGGACCGGGAAGCGAAACGGGACCTGTACAAAGAACAGGGCGTGGGGATCTACCTGCTGGTCGATCCAGAGCAAGAAACGTTCGAGGTCTATCGCCGATCCGAAACGCAGGACTGGGTCCACGAATCCATCGCCGGCTCGATCGAATTCTCGATCTGTGGCGACTGTCGCCTTCAACTTTCAAAGGATTCCCTGTTTCGTTGA
- a CDS encoding right-handed parallel beta-helix repeat-containing protein, giving the protein MIVRTIWILIALISLPCLANAADFYLTPQGGGRKDGTSWEHSFGQQSLSDVVNETMQPGDRLLIGGGRFVDVRLSIFQGGVEGFPKTISGVDRGDGLPVFVSTWSEKYPDKGATLVRIEPGTGHVILEGLRIEDYEIGVLVPMGKGGSNCPQLVFNDVDMKRFRHGFYLSDCDDLVLEGCDLRRYTKHAFRFEQGCNRVTVRQCTADCSEGDTEWETKTELFPFGFLVNNGGTPNSGFVFEDCLARNNRMPLQKASYKNGDGFVVEGNTSDVRFVRCRAIRNQDGGYDLKVADVELIDCVALGNSRNIRIWKTATLENCFSGWASCGLWCNGGPITVQRSTFHELRKAAVQTDDKAREPVTLNDCLVSSCPAVHRKTARGKVVTNETVVVDDAAGQSPDYVQPSPEWDGLGESLDSQAFSEKGYHRSRPRSVTD; this is encoded by the coding sequence ATGATTGTGCGAACGATCTGGATTCTGATCGCACTCATCAGCCTGCCGTGTCTTGCCAATGCCGCAGATTTCTATCTCACTCCGCAAGGTGGCGGACGCAAAGACGGTACAAGTTGGGAGCATTCATTCGGCCAGCAGTCCCTCTCCGACGTCGTGAATGAGACGATGCAGCCCGGTGATCGGTTGCTGATCGGTGGAGGCCGCTTCGTCGACGTTCGGTTGTCGATTTTCCAAGGGGGAGTGGAGGGATTTCCCAAGACGATCTCGGGGGTGGATCGCGGCGACGGACTGCCGGTCTTCGTTTCAACATGGTCGGAGAAATATCCGGACAAGGGAGCGACCTTGGTGCGCATCGAACCCGGAACGGGACACGTGATCTTGGAGGGATTGCGGATCGAGGATTACGAAATCGGTGTTCTCGTGCCGATGGGAAAGGGTGGATCGAATTGTCCGCAATTGGTCTTCAACGACGTCGACATGAAAAGATTTCGGCACGGGTTCTACCTGTCCGATTGCGACGATCTGGTGCTGGAAGGCTGTGATCTGCGCAGGTACACCAAGCACGCCTTTCGCTTTGAGCAGGGATGTAATCGTGTGACGGTGCGGCAATGCACCGCCGACTGCTCCGAGGGGGACACCGAGTGGGAGACGAAGACGGAGCTGTTTCCATTCGGCTTTCTGGTCAACAACGGTGGCACTCCCAACTCGGGGTTTGTGTTTGAAGACTGCCTCGCGCGCAACAACAGGATGCCGCTTCAGAAGGCGAGCTACAAAAACGGCGATGGATTTGTGGTCGAGGGGAATACGTCGGACGTGCGTTTCGTCCGTTGTCGGGCCATTCGCAACCAGGATGGCGGGTACGACTTGAAAGTGGCAGACGTCGAACTGATCGATTGCGTGGCCCTTGGCAACTCGCGAAACATTCGGATCTGGAAGACCGCCACGCTGGAAAACTGCTTTTCTGGCTGGGCGTCCTGCGGACTTTGGTGCAACGGAGGTCCGATCACGGTCCAGCGGTCGACGTTTCATGAGCTGAGAAAAGCTGCCGTGCAGACGGACGATAAGGCGAGAGAACCCGTGACTCTCAACGATTGCCTGGTCTCTTCCTGCCCGGCGGTCCACCGCAAGACGGCGCGCGGTAAAGTCGTCACCAATGAGACCGTGGTCGTTGACGACGCAGCCGGCCAATCGCCGGATTATGTGCAACCGAGTCCCGAATGGGATGGCCTGGGGGAATCCTTGGACAGCCAAGCGTTTTCCGAGAAAGGTTACCATCGTTCGCGACCCCGTAGCGTCACCGACTGA
- a CDS encoding PDDEXK family nuclease has translation MTLEADIESAFVAYADRKGCLALKLRIDGANGFPDRTVITPRGIFFAEFKKPGGKLRPAQKRIAEELRRLGFQVITPTEIGQAEKALDEFLQ, from the coding sequence ATGACACTTGAAGCGGACATTGAATCAGCCTTTGTCGCTTACGCCGATCGCAAAGGCTGCCTGGCTTTGAAACTACGCATCGACGGGGCCAACGGATTCCCCGATCGCACGGTGATAACGCCCAGGGGCATTTTCTTTGCAGAGTTCAAAAAGCCAGGTGGCAAGCTCCGGCCGGCTCAAAAACGCATCGCAGAGGAATTGAGAAGGCTTGGTTTCCAAGTCATCACACCGACGGAAATAGGGCAAGCAGAAAAGGCATTGGATGAGTTTTTGCAGTGA
- a CDS encoding DUF6714 family protein produces the protein MTQEQWLENYIESCFAGVSLGAGRDIYAAQSMDDYGNPDEDRLSSSAERHDWRRVPRDDLFPRFWAVTLLDAESDWPAGTQLEFTWDRETGTVGKDPF, from the coding sequence ATGACACAAGAGCAGTGGTTAGAAAACTATATCGAGTCATGCTTCGCGGGTGTTTCACTTGGTGCTGGACGCGACATCTATGCCGCACAGTCGATGGATGATTACGGAAACCCGGACGAAGATCGACTGTCGTCGTCAGCGGAACGTCATGACTGGCGACGAGTCCCACGTGATGATCTGTTTCCGCGATTTTGGGCTGTGACATTACTTGACGCTGAATCGGACTGGCCTGCCGGTACGCAACTTGAGTTCACCTGGGACCGGGAAACTGGCACTGTTGGCAAGGATCCGTTCTAA